A segment of the Bacteroidales bacterium genome:
AGGGAATGGTATCATGAAGACCCTGGGACCCGATGGTCCGGATTCAGGGAAGAATATACCCATGAGTTGGAAGCATCATCTGCAATGACAGATTTTGTTAATCAGGTAAAGGAACAGAAAACAATCACATTATTGTATGCATCAAAAAATGCTGCTGAAAATCATGCTCAGATCCTGCAGAAATATTTACAGAAAATATTGAAATGATTTCCTGATAATTGGTATCATGCAGTTTTTAATATTCGTCTCCTACATTGTAGGAGACGAATATTAAAAATAAGGTTTAATTATTATTCCAGCGTTTGAGTGTCGGAAAATAAGTTTTCATTTGTTCCCGGGCTTCTTCTTTGGTTACTTTTTGTTCGGCATCCTTGTTGTATTCATCGAGATAGTCCAGATTGATTTCGATCATCTCGTCCATGCTTATATCGTTAGTAAACGACCCATCTTTGAAACAATAGGAGCAATATTCATTGTTGGAACTTCCATCAGCATTGGTCCCAAAATCTACTGCTTCTTTTAAAGGCATTCCGCAACTTTGACAAATTTTTTCTTCCATTTTTATTGTTTTTAGTGAATAAATTTAGGTTTTTGAGTCATCGATAAATAATGCTTTTTACCATTTATCGTTGAAAAATTTCCGGATATTTCCGGATAAAATACACCGGAGTACAACTCCATGCATGACAATAACTGTTTATCGGGAAAAATTTGTATGGAGATAAAAAGTCATTGTTCGGATCATATACTTCCCAAAAAGTATCTGCACCTTTGGTTACCATACCACCCCAGTATTTCACCAGGTAATCCTTGGCCTCCTGTTCCATGCCACAGGCAATCATTGCCTCTATCAGGAAATGGGTACCATAAGGAGAGCCGGGATATACGGCTTCCGGCATCGACATCACCGTCCGGAGTGCTTTCTGGGATTCCGATTTATTGGTAACGCCCCCCAGGATCATCCATATTTGTGACATATAGGAAACCTGTTGTTGTTTTCCGCTAAGAAAAATACCTCGTTTGATATCGAAGAAATTCTTTTTTGCCACCTTCGTCAATTGTTTGACTAAACCGGGTATTTCAGCTACTTCTTTTTCTTTACCCAGTATTTTGGCCAGCTCATAAGTGTCTTTAAATGTTTTTACAAACAAACCCTGTAAGGCAGCCCGTTTATCCAGACCTTCCCGCCAGTCAAAAAATATCCAGATCGGTTTGTTGTTGTATAACAGGTCATCACCGATATATGTTTTAGCTACCTCGATCTGTTTCTGAGCTACCGGCCAGAGATCTAACGCTGTTTCTTTATCACCTGTTGTTTTCAGGTAATCCAGTAACGAAACATTCCATAACAGTGCATAATCCAGGATATGTTGCCCGGTCTGTGGATGTGGTTCGGGAATGTCATATACCGTAGCATGCAGGAATCCGTTCGGAGCAGCCAGTCCGGCTAACAAATACAGGCAACGTTTTGTCAGGCTGTGATTCTTGTATGAATAGGTATTGGCAAGGGCTTCCAGGTACAGGTCCCCGATCCATAACCGGAGATCCCGTTTAGGACCGTCTTCATATACCGTCTGCATGCATTCTTTTAATGTTGTCAGGCCAACCCGGTCAATATCGGCAATGGCAGCAGGGGTAGTTGCGGCCAGTTTTCCGGGTGTTCCTGTTGCTGATGTAGTGGCTTTTACTTCCATTCCGGATATCCTAAAATTAAATGAAGAATGTGCCAGCATCTCGATTTTTACATACCTGAAAGACAATCTTCTCGGTATGGAGATCTTGTTGGGGATATAATCAATAGTTACAACTTCATCCTGAAGCCAGGCCCTGCTCAATCCACCCGGATAAGGATCAAATGGGGTAGCCAGCTCTGCCGGAACTTCCCCGAAAGTAAATTTAAACCGGACGGGAGCGTCTGAGTCTGAACTTCCTAGAAGATCGAAAGTACAGGAAAAATGACCGGTGATATGTTCCCCAAAGTCGACAATCACACCGGATTGTTCTTTGATTGACCGGCCATATAATTCGTCAATATTTCCGGCATTCAGCATTTCCCATCCCTGAAACGCGCTTTTATTCTCGTTCAGTCTTACCAATCGGACCGGATGCTTGATGGTTTCCGATAATGTCGGCTTACTGGCTTCCGCTTTTCGCAGCCATTCCGCTCGTTGTTCTTTTGTATAAGCATCCTGAGCCTCTATAGGTATCACTAGGGTCAATAAAAGAAAAATAAGTAAATTCGATTTCATTTGTTTGGCAATTTATCTGTTAATACAACTTCCTACGTTCTAAAAGTAGGTAAAAATAGTCATAATATTTTTTTAATTACGAATTACGAATGATGAATTACGGGCAACAGATGAGAAAATGTTTTTTTTCATTTTCATTAAATGAATATATACAGTAGTTCGTTCATTTTTGACAATATGGGTTTTTGTATTGAATATCAGGTTGTCAGTTGATTGATGGAAATGAATCGCATTGCATAAGTTGCCGAATATGAATGCTATGTGCTTTTTAATCTATAGTTAAATTGTGCGATTCAAGGATTGAATAAAGGAGGTCTGAAAGACCTCAATGTGAATAACCGTGGGTGAACTGCAGCTCACGACCATCGGGAGTAAACCCATTGAAAAAACGGACAATATGTTACGGCGTCTCCAAATAGGGGGCGAATACCATAATTTACGCCGTTTACCCCGTTACCTTTGGTGAACCCTTCGGGTTTCGGGGACATAAAGGAAGGTGATCTTCCAGCCGCGGATGCAACCCATGGTTATTATTCGCAATGCTCATGAGAATTCTTACGCTAAGTTCATATTCAA
Coding sequences within it:
- a CDS encoding DUF488 family protein gives rise to the protein MTQIKIKRVYDPEETSDGFRILVDKLWPRGIKKENLHYDLWAKDITPSTPLREWYHEDPGTRWSGFREEYTHELEASSAMTDFVNQVKEQKTITLLYASKNAAENHAQILQKYLQKILK
- a CDS encoding zinc ribbon domain-containing protein, producing MEEKICQSCGMPLKEAVDFGTNADGSSNNEYCSYCFKDGSFTNDISMDEMIEINLDYLDEYNKDAEQKVTKEEAREQMKTYFPTLKRWNNN
- a CDS encoding glycoside hydrolase, which gives rise to MKSNLLIFLLLTLVIPIEAQDAYTKEQRAEWLRKAEASKPTLSETIKHPVRLVRLNENKSAFQGWEMLNAGNIDELYGRSIKEQSGVIVDFGEHITGHFSCTFDLLGSSDSDAPVRFKFTFGEVPAELATPFDPYPGGLSRAWLQDEVVTIDYIPNKISIPRRLSFRYVKIEMLAHSSFNFRISGMEVKATTSATGTPGKLAATTPAAIADIDRVGLTTLKECMQTVYEDGPKRDLRLWIGDLYLEALANTYSYKNHSLTKRCLYLLAGLAAPNGFLHATVYDIPEPHPQTGQHILDYALLWNVSLLDYLKTTGDKETALDLWPVAQKQIEVAKTYIGDDLLYNNKPIWIFFDWREGLDKRAALQGLFVKTFKDTYELAKILGKEKEVAEIPGLVKQLTKVAKKNFFDIKRGIFLSGKQQQVSYMSQIWMILGGVTNKSESQKALRTVMSMPEAVYPGSPYGTHFLIEAMIACGMEQEAKDYLVKYWGGMVTKGADTFWEVYDPNNDFLSPYKFFPINSYCHAWSCTPVYFIRKYPEIFQR